In [Leptolyngbya] sp. PCC 7376, a genomic segment contains:
- a CDS encoding transposase, whose amino-acid sequence MLGSADGVTFEAFINQKLVPIMWEGTYVVMDNCSIHLGESVHELIEAVGAKLIYLPPYSPDFSPIENCWSKFKGTLRGIEARTYPDLAQTINVAFSEITLDDIRAWFTHFKRMSHS is encoded by the coding sequence TTGTTAGGAAGTGCAGATGGAGTAACCTTTGAAGCTTTTATCAATCAGAAGTTAGTGCCCATAATGTGGGAAGGAACCTATGTGGTGATGGACAATTGTTCGATTCATTTGGGTGAATCAGTCCATGAACTGATTGAGGCAGTGGGAGCCAAGTTAATCTACCTTCCTCCCTATTCCCCAGACTTTTCGCCAATTGAAAACTGTTGGTCAAAGTTCAAGGGCACATTAAGGGGTATCGAGGCAAGAACTTATCCAGACTTAGCTCAAACGATTAATGTCGCTTTTTCTGAGATTACCCTTGATGACATTCGAGCTTGGTTTACTCATTTTAAAAGGATGTCCCATAGCTGA
- a CDS encoding carbohydrate kinase encodes MKYQSSIIFGEVLWDCFPDGNQVLGGAPFNVAWHLQAFSQKPLFISRVGNDREGELILQAMQDWGMTTEGVQIDPNLGTGIVTVSLKNGQPSYSIEHPKAYDHINVNLFPNFSDSALLYHGSLAIRNDVSKRSLIELKNRSQRTIFCDVNFRDPWWQIENLQPFLQDSTWLKLNNEELPALVPNLVDRDRQLDFLFNEYDLQYILLTEGAAGATLFELGGDRLTVAPDQSTQVVDTVGAGDAFCSIFLLGILSNWPLARTLKRAQTFASAIVGIQGATTTEKHFYQPFQDAWL; translated from the coding sequence ATGAAATATCAATCCAGCATCATCTTTGGAGAAGTGCTTTGGGATTGTTTTCCTGATGGCAATCAAGTGTTAGGAGGAGCGCCTTTCAACGTGGCTTGGCATCTACAGGCTTTCAGTCAAAAGCCTCTCTTTATTTCTCGTGTTGGTAACGATCGAGAGGGAGAGCTGATTTTACAAGCGATGCAGGATTGGGGAATGACCACTGAAGGTGTACAAATCGACCCTAATCTTGGCACTGGAATTGTTACTGTTAGCCTCAAAAATGGTCAGCCAAGCTACAGTATTGAGCATCCCAAAGCCTATGACCATATTAATGTGAATCTTTTTCCAAATTTTTCTGATTCAGCATTGCTATATCATGGCTCTCTTGCAATTCGGAATGATGTTTCAAAGCGGAGTTTAATTGAGCTCAAAAACAGATCTCAGCGAACAATTTTTTGTGATGTGAATTTTCGAGATCCATGGTGGCAAATCGAAAATCTTCAACCTTTTTTGCAAGATTCAACTTGGCTCAAATTAAATAACGAAGAGTTGCCAGCCCTTGTCCCAAACTTAGTAGATCGCGATCGCCAACTTGATTTTCTTTTCAATGAATATGATCTGCAATATATTTTGCTGACTGAAGGGGCTGCTGGTGCAACACTTTTTGAACTTGGTGGCGATCGCCTCACTGTTGCGCCAGACCAATCAACACAGGTTGTAGATACCGTGGGCGCTGGAGATGCCTTTTGTAGCATTTTTCTGTTGGGTATTCTTTCCAATTGGCCTCTTGCAAGAACCCTAAAACGCGCCCAAACCTTCGCCAGTGCCATTGTTGGCATTCAAGGAGCAACAACAACGGAAAAACATTTTTATCAACCCTTTCAGGATGCATGGCTATAA
- the psbQ gene encoding photosystem II protein PsbQ produces MMLRLRSVLSLLLVVITTFLVSCSSPSVTVPDTYTPDRLSQIEMFLIPVDEAREGMNTLGEFVQDDNWIDTRTYIHGPFGFLRRDLTYLANTLLPSDKAQAQELVDEIFAHLDRLDAAAKDNNAAVTNFEYRNAVSDFDAYLDLVPTEAS; encoded by the coding sequence ATGATGTTACGCCTACGGTCTGTTTTATCCTTGCTGTTAGTGGTTATCACCACTTTCCTCGTCAGTTGCTCTAGCCCTTCGGTGACAGTTCCTGACACCTACACCCCCGATCGCCTCTCCCAAATTGAGATGTTCTTGATCCCAGTTGACGAAGCTCGCGAAGGTATGAATACCCTTGGCGAATTTGTTCAAGATGATAACTGGATCGACACTCGCACTTACATTCACGGACCTTTTGGTTTCTTGCGCCGTGATTTAACCTACCTTGCAAATACACTTCTTCCCAGCGATAAGGCTCAAGCCCAAGAACTCGTTGATGAGATTTTTGCTCACTTAGATCGTCTTGATGCTGCGGCTAAGGACAACAATGCTGCGGTTACGAATTTTGAATATCGCAATGCTGTGTCTGACTTCGATGCTTATCTCGATCTCGTTCCCACTGAAGCTAGCTAA
- a CDS encoding TIGR01548 family HAD-type hydrolase: MLKGLVIFDIDGVVRDVSKSYRRAIADTVEHYTKGEYRPSMAEIDSLKAEGFWNNDWKASQEFIKRWDEEIAVDYDELVNFFQLKYRGNNFDGYITEEPLLMNMTYLDGLSDNNFGWGFFSGAMRGSAEFILKKRLGLTEPVLVAMEDAPEKPDPTGLFQAIAQLESPENEGLPVAYVGDTAADMKVIGKAAEQQPTRQWCAIGVIPPHARTGDDKEYLYASNLQDVGADIVLPSVTEITPQILSALL, from the coding sequence ATGTTGAAGGGTTTGGTCATTTTCGATATCGATGGTGTGGTGCGCGATGTCAGCAAGTCTTACCGACGGGCGATCGCCGATACCGTAGAGCATTACACCAAAGGAGAATATCGTCCCTCAATGGCAGAAATTGACAGCTTGAAAGCCGAGGGTTTTTGGAATAATGACTGGAAAGCGTCGCAGGAATTTATTAAACGCTGGGATGAGGAGATCGCCGTTGACTATGACGAATTGGTAAATTTCTTTCAACTCAAGTATCGCGGCAACAATTTTGATGGCTACATCACAGAAGAACCATTGTTGATGAATATGACCTACCTTGATGGGTTATCTGACAATAATTTTGGATGGGGCTTTTTTAGTGGCGCAATGCGAGGTTCCGCCGAATTTATCTTGAAAAAACGCCTCGGGTTAACAGAGCCTGTTTTGGTGGCGATGGAGGATGCGCCCGAAAAACCTGACCCCACTGGATTGTTTCAGGCGATCGCCCAGCTCGAATCCCCAGAGAATGAAGGTTTGCCCGTTGCCTATGTCGGAGACACGGCAGCAGATATGAAAGTGATTGGGAAGGCTGCGGAGCAACAACCCACGAGACAATGGTGTGCGATTGGTGTGATTCCTCCCCACGCCCGGACAGGTGATGATAAGGAATATCTTTACGCTTCGAACTTACAGGATGTCGGTGCGGATATTGTCTTGCCGAGCGTTACTGAGATCACGCCACAGATTCTTAGTGCATTGCTATAA